In one window of Zhihengliuella sp. ISTPL4 DNA:
- a CDS encoding ClpP family protease, whose protein sequence is MSEDNPLPQFGPEARRALFHERVLVLDGALDDDNGTLLMTQLLSLSAEDPAADIALWIHSPGGSVPSMLAIRDLMRIIPNDVSTLALGLACSAGQFLLSAGTKGKRRALPHARILMHQGSAGIGGSAVEIEAQADDLRHMRDTVLGLIADDTGQPIVRIFEDSLHDRWYTAAEAQGYGFIDEIVQSAAEIMPRRRARVGLGADA, encoded by the coding sequence ATGAGCGAAGACAACCCTCTCCCGCAGTTCGGCCCGGAAGCCCGGCGCGCCCTGTTCCACGAGCGGGTGCTCGTCCTCGACGGCGCCCTCGACGACGACAACGGCACCCTGCTGATGACGCAGCTCCTCAGCCTCTCCGCCGAGGACCCGGCGGCGGACATCGCCCTCTGGATCCACTCACCCGGCGGATCCGTACCGTCGATGCTGGCGATCCGCGACCTCATGCGGATCATCCCGAACGACGTCTCCACCCTCGCCCTCGGCCTCGCCTGCAGTGCGGGGCAGTTCCTGCTCTCCGCGGGGACGAAGGGCAAGCGGCGCGCGTTGCCGCACGCGCGCATCCTCATGCACCAGGGGTCGGCCGGCATCGGCGGATCGGCGGTGGAGATCGAGGCGCAGGCCGACGACCTCCGGCACATGCGCGACACCGTCCTCGGGCTGATCGCGGACGACACCGGCCAGCCGATCGTGCGGATCTTCGAGGACTCGCTGCACGACCGCTGGTACACCGCCGCCGAGGCGCAGGGGTACGGGTTCATCGATGAGATCGTGCAGTCCGCGGCGGAGATCATGCCGCGTCGTCGTGCGCGCGTGGGGCTGGGGGCGGACGCATGA
- a CDS encoding Lrp/AsnC family transcriptional regulator, whose amino-acid sequence MAKAQLDEIDLELLAALSRDATVTNKALAHRLGLAESTCAYRIRALRERGVIRDTRVRLDGSALGYPLQAIIKVRLAHHTGPKVTALFDALAAIPRVLQVFHVAGVDDFLVHVAVQDATALRDIVLEHITVHPVVRGTETQLVFELRDGTGFLPR is encoded by the coding sequence TTGGCGAAAGCGCAACTCGACGAGATCGATCTGGAGCTGCTCGCGGCCCTGAGCCGCGATGCGACCGTCACCAACAAGGCGCTGGCCCACCGCCTCGGACTCGCGGAGTCCACCTGCGCATACCGGATCCGCGCACTCCGGGAGCGGGGTGTGATCCGAGACACACGCGTCCGCCTCGACGGCTCCGCCCTCGGCTACCCGCTGCAGGCGATCATCAAGGTCCGCCTCGCGCATCACACCGGTCCCAAGGTCACGGCGCTCTTCGACGCGCTCGCCGCGATCCCCCGCGTGCTCCAGGTGTTCCACGTCGCCGGTGTCGACGACTTCCTCGTGCACGTGGCCGTGCAGGATGCGACCGCCCTGCGCGACATCGTGCTCGAGCACATCACCGTGCACCCCGTCGTCCGCGGCACCGAGACCCAGCTCGTGTTCGAGCTCCGCGACGGCACGGGTTTCCTCCCCCGCTGA
- a CDS encoding acyl-CoA thioesterase, producing MAKQKAPAWQSEDGLNFRTRKWVRPEDLNANGTLFGGSLLKWIDEEAAIYAIVQLGNYRVVTRHISAITFEASAVQGDLIEIGLQATRFGTTSLTMRAVARNMITRKRILTIDEIVFVSIGEDGLPTPHGYDEITYDRDRMPTERIATGTIPLPKR from the coding sequence ATGGCGAAACAGAAAGCACCCGCATGGCAGTCCGAGGACGGCCTGAACTTCCGCACCCGCAAGTGGGTGCGCCCGGAGGACCTCAACGCGAACGGCACGCTGTTCGGCGGGAGCCTGTTGAAGTGGATCGACGAGGAGGCCGCGATCTACGCGATCGTGCAGCTCGGCAACTACCGCGTCGTCACCCGGCACATCTCCGCGATCACGTTCGAGGCGTCGGCGGTGCAGGGCGACCTCATCGAGATCGGGCTGCAGGCCACCCGTTTCGGCACCACCTCGCTCACGATGCGGGCCGTCGCTCGCAACATGATCACGCGCAAGCGCATCCTCACCATCGACGAGATCGTGTTCGTCAGCATCGGCGAGGACGGCCTGCCCACCCCGCACGGCTATGACGAGATCACCTACGACCGCGACCGCATGCCCACCGAGCGCATCGCGACCGGCACGATCCCCCTCCCGAAGCGCTGA
- a CDS encoding trans-sulfuration enzyme family protein, with translation MTAPLNPDTVAVHSGRADLEALGVHALPIDLSTTNPLPDVERGGDSYEAMATGGRPPQDGSMVYARLWNPTVARFEDALAELEHAEAAVAFGSGMAAMTAVILAHTGATGARHVVAVRPLYGGTDHLLGSGLLGVETTYCRPDEVAAALRPDTGLVVVETPANPTLEVADIAEVVRQAESVPVVVDNTFATPVLQNPIDHGAAMSLHSATKYLGGHGDVIAGVVACDETTAEALRRVRAVTGGLLHPLGAYLLHRGLTTLPVRVRHQQESARRIVQWLVDRPEVAEVFYPGLDGDPRGILERQLRGPGAMIALRVRGGYTAAAAVAGATRLFTHAVSLGGVDSLIQHPAALTHRPVPAEARPAADVLRLSIGLEDVDDLLADLATAFATLADPPLSARPTPESASQTGVART, from the coding sequence ATGACCGCACCGCTGAACCCCGACACCGTCGCCGTCCACAGCGGCCGTGCCGACCTCGAGGCGCTCGGGGTCCACGCTCTGCCGATCGACCTCTCCACGACCAACCCGCTTCCCGACGTCGAGCGCGGCGGCGACTCGTACGAGGCGATGGCCACCGGGGGGCGCCCGCCGCAGGACGGCAGCATGGTCTACGCGCGGCTCTGGAATCCGACGGTCGCGCGCTTCGAGGACGCCCTCGCCGAGCTGGAGCACGCGGAGGCCGCCGTCGCCTTCGGTTCCGGGATGGCGGCCATGACCGCCGTGATCCTCGCGCACACCGGCGCCACGGGGGCGCGGCACGTCGTGGCGGTCCGCCCGCTCTACGGCGGCACCGACCACCTGCTGGGGTCCGGGCTGCTCGGCGTGGAAACGACGTACTGCCGCCCCGATGAGGTCGCGGCCGCCCTGCGTCCCGACACCGGGCTCGTCGTCGTGGAGACGCCGGCGAACCCGACCCTCGAGGTCGCGGACATCGCCGAGGTCGTGCGGCAGGCGGAGAGCGTGCCGGTGGTCGTCGACAACACGTTCGCGACCCCCGTGCTGCAGAACCCCATCGACCACGGCGCGGCGATGTCGCTGCACAGCGCCACCAAATACCTCGGCGGCCACGGTGATGTCATCGCCGGCGTCGTCGCCTGTGACGAGACGACCGCGGAGGCGCTGCGTCGCGTGCGTGCGGTGACCGGGGGGCTCCTGCACCCGCTCGGCGCGTACCTGCTCCACCGCGGTCTCACGACCCTGCCGGTCCGCGTGCGGCACCAGCAGGAGAGCGCTCGTCGCATCGTGCAGTGGCTGGTCGATCGGCCCGAGGTCGCCGAGGTCTTCTATCCCGGGCTCGATGGGGATCCGCGTGGCATCCTCGAACGGCAGCTCCGCGGGCCCGGGGCGATGATCGCCCTGCGGGTGCGTGGTGGCTACACGGCGGCCGCGGCGGTGGCCGGGGCGACCCGCCTCTTCACGCACGCCGTGTCGCTCGGGGGCGTGGACTCCCTCATCCAGCACCCCGCCGCGCTCACGCACCGTCCGGTCCCTGCGGAGGCGCGTCCCGCCGCCGACGTCCTGCGTCTGTCCATCGGCCTCGAGGACGTCGACGATCTCCTCGCCGACCTCGCGACCGCCTTCGCCACTCTCGCCGACCCACCCCTTTCCGCGCGACCCACCCCGGAAAGTGCGTCACAAACGGGGGTGGCTCGCACGTAA
- a CDS encoding AMP-binding protein: MSRRATPATEAIRGMRDLLFTHATDYDAARREFTWPDLAEFNFALEWFDVVAGENPGRPAVQIVEADLSLRSWTYGELSARSDQVAAWLRGLGIGRGDHVIVMLNNTIELWEVMLAITKLGAVSIPTSTLLSASDLAYRIEHGRAGAVVTLGALADRLEGIDPAVLRIGVGASLPSGWKRFADAAATTEEFVPDGPTPAGDTALLYFTSGTTNRPKLVQHTHVSYPVGHLSTMWWLGVRPDDVHLNISSPGWAKHAWSSFYSPFLAEATVFVYNYDRFDANTLMEVMDTHHVSTFCAPPTVWRMLIQADLSRLAHPPRELVGAGEPLNPEVIDRVREAWGGTIRDGFGQTEMTACIGNSPGQTVKVGSMGRPLPGYPVVLLDPSTGEVVEDEGEIALDLAQPPLGLMAGYYDDPEKTAESRAGGFHHTGDIAVRDADGYLTYIGRSDDVFKASDYKISPFELESVLLEHELVVEAAVIPSPDPTRLAVPKAYVCLTPDAGADEAAAARAVFGYAHERLSSHLWVRIIEFVPELPKTISGKIRRVELRARESARVAAGDEARQHRDRDYR; encoded by the coding sequence ATGAGTCGTCGTGCCACCCCCGCCACCGAAGCGATCCGCGGGATGAGGGACCTCCTCTTCACGCACGCCACGGACTACGACGCCGCGCGCCGCGAGTTCACCTGGCCGGACCTCGCCGAATTCAACTTCGCGCTCGAGTGGTTCGACGTCGTCGCCGGAGAGAACCCCGGTCGTCCGGCCGTGCAGATCGTCGAGGCCGACCTCAGCCTCCGCTCCTGGACGTACGGGGAGCTCTCCGCCCGCTCCGACCAGGTCGCCGCCTGGTTGCGCGGCCTCGGCATCGGCCGCGGCGACCACGTGATCGTCATGCTCAACAACACGATCGAGCTGTGGGAGGTGATGCTCGCGATCACGAAGCTGGGCGCGGTGTCGATCCCGACCTCGACGCTGCTGTCGGCGTCGGACCTCGCGTACCGCATCGAGCACGGCCGCGCCGGCGCCGTCGTCACCCTCGGCGCCCTCGCCGACCGCCTCGAGGGGATCGACCCCGCGGTCCTGCGGATCGGCGTCGGCGCGTCGCTGCCCTCGGGCTGGAAGCGCTTCGCGGATGCCGCCGCCACCACGGAGGAGTTCGTTCCGGACGGCCCCACGCCCGCCGGCGACACGGCGCTGTTGTACTTCACCTCCGGCACGACGAACCGCCCGAAGCTCGTGCAGCACACCCACGTCTCCTACCCCGTCGGCCACCTCTCGACGATGTGGTGGCTCGGGGTGCGCCCGGACGACGTGCACCTCAACATCTCCTCCCCCGGGTGGGCCAAGCATGCCTGGTCGAGCTTCTACTCGCCGTTCCTGGCCGAGGCGACGGTGTTCGTCTACAACTACGACCGCTTCGACGCGAACACGCTCATGGAGGTCATGGACACCCACCACGTCTCGACGTTCTGCGCCCCGCCCACGGTCTGGCGCATGCTCATCCAGGCCGACCTCTCCCGGCTCGCGCACCCTCCGCGGGAGCTCGTGGGCGCCGGCGAACCGCTGAACCCCGAGGTCATCGACCGGGTGCGCGAGGCGTGGGGCGGCACGATCCGTGACGGCTTCGGGCAGACGGAGATGACGGCCTGCATCGGCAACTCCCCCGGGCAGACCGTCAAGGTCGGGTCGATGGGCCGTCCGCTGCCCGGATACCCGGTCGTGCTGCTCGACCCGTCGACCGGCGAGGTCGTGGAGGACGAGGGCGAGATCGCGCTCGATCTCGCGCAGCCACCCCTCGGCCTCATGGCGGGGTACTACGACGATCCGGAGAAGACCGCGGAGTCGCGGGCCGGGGGCTTCCATCACACCGGGGACATCGCCGTGCGCGACGCCGACGGCTACCTGACCTACATCGGACGCTCCGATGACGTGTTCAAGGCCTCCGACTACAAGATCTCACCGTTCGAGCTCGAGTCCGTGCTGCTGGAGCACGAGCTCGTGGTCGAAGCGGCCGTCATCCCCAGCCCCGACCCCACGCGCCTCGCGGTGCCGAAGGCGTACGTGTGCCTGACACCGGACGCGGGCGCGGACGAGGCAGCCGCCGCGCGCGCCGTGTTCGGCTACGCGCACGAAAGGCTCTCCTCGCACCTGTGGGTGCGGATCATCGAGTTCGTTCCCGAACTGCCGAAGACGATCTCCGGGAAGATCCGCCGCGTCGAGCTGCGGGCGCGCGAGAGCGCCCGCGTGGCCGCGGGCGACGAGGCGCGGCAGCACCGCGACCGCGACTACCGCTGA